In Myxococcus stipitatus, the following are encoded in one genomic region:
- the fdhF gene encoding formate dehydrogenase subunit alpha yields MLRVTIDGQQCECPPGTLLQALEALGIQVPALCHDSRLTPVGACRMCIVEVEGRGRPVAACTEPMVDSMVVRTRSPTVEAQRRVLLALLASEYPAEAVVHHPDKPFHRLIREYGLEGELRGEHLPQLRDDSHPYIHVDMSQCIYCYRCVRICDEVQGQFVWRIWNRGAQTRILPDGPSLKESSCVACGACVDTCPSGALEDRTLLDRSWPEAWTRTTCAYCGVGCEMDVGTRGGSIVTVRPSREGPSNRGHLCSKGRYAFGFGEAPDRITAPMLREPGGWRRATWDEALGFLAERLWHVRRRHGADSVGMLGSARATNEENYLAQKLARVVLGTNNVDCCARVCHAPSAAALNDMLGTGASTNAFEDVEHARTLLLAGSNATECHPVVGARIKQAALRGARLIVIDARRTELARHADIHLQPRVGTDVPLLNALAHVVVTEGLGAEDFLRERVDAVEDFGAFIAAWTPERAAALCGVAPEAIRQAARLYATQGPSMCLHGLGMTEHVRGTETVMALVNLALLTGNLGGPGMGINPLRGQNNVQGSAHMGCEPQHLTGYAPLELNRARFEATWGARLPTTTGLDLMMMMEAAREGKLKALWAFGYDVLLTNPSAHSTRAALEQLELVVVQDLFLNETARAVGHVFLPACTSFEKDGTFMNGERRVQRVRRALSPAGESLPDWEILCRAARALGHPEGFDFTSPEDVWNEVRSVWPAGAGLSYARLEAGGLQWPCPDEAHPGTRLLHAHGFSRGPRAPLRLINYTPSPEMCSEEYPFVLMTGRRLYQFNAGTMTSRTPHAALQPGDWLDMAREDARRLGLENGTRVRVRSRHGEAVLPMRATDGLRPGELFATFHTTDVFINEVTGPHLDAVTHTPGYKLTAVRIERPE; encoded by the coding sequence AGCCCATGGTGGACAGCATGGTGGTGCGCACGCGCTCGCCCACGGTGGAGGCGCAGCGCAGGGTCCTGCTGGCGTTACTGGCCTCGGAGTATCCGGCCGAGGCGGTGGTGCACCACCCGGACAAGCCCTTCCACCGGCTGATACGGGAGTACGGCCTGGAGGGAGAGCTGCGCGGAGAGCACCTGCCGCAGCTCCGGGACGACTCGCACCCGTATATCCACGTGGACATGTCCCAATGCATCTACTGCTACCGCTGCGTGCGCATCTGCGACGAGGTGCAGGGACAGTTCGTCTGGAGGATTTGGAACCGGGGTGCGCAAACACGCATCCTCCCGGATGGGCCCTCGTTGAAGGAGAGCTCGTGTGTCGCCTGTGGCGCGTGCGTGGACACCTGTCCGTCCGGAGCGCTGGAGGACCGGACGCTGCTGGACAGGAGCTGGCCCGAGGCGTGGACGCGGACGACGTGCGCATACTGCGGGGTGGGATGTGAGATGGACGTGGGCACGCGCGGCGGCAGCATCGTCACCGTGCGCCCCTCTCGCGAGGGCCCCTCCAACCGGGGCCACCTCTGCTCCAAGGGCCGCTATGCCTTCGGCTTCGGCGAGGCCCCCGACCGCATCACCGCGCCCATGCTGCGCGAGCCGGGAGGCTGGCGGCGCGCGACCTGGGACGAGGCCCTGGGCTTCCTGGCGGAGCGGCTGTGGCACGTGCGCCGGCGGCACGGCGCGGACTCGGTGGGAATGCTGGGCTCGGCGCGCGCCACCAATGAGGAGAACTACCTGGCGCAGAAGCTGGCCCGGGTGGTGCTGGGCACGAACAACGTGGACTGCTGCGCGCGCGTCTGCCACGCCCCCAGCGCCGCAGCCTTGAATGACATGCTGGGCACGGGCGCGTCCACCAACGCATTCGAGGACGTGGAGCACGCGCGCACGCTGCTCCTGGCCGGAAGCAACGCCACGGAGTGCCACCCCGTCGTCGGCGCCAGAATCAAACAGGCGGCGCTGCGGGGCGCCAGGCTCATCGTCATCGACGCGCGCCGCACCGAGCTGGCGCGCCACGCGGACATCCACCTCCAACCTCGGGTCGGCACGGACGTGCCCCTGCTCAACGCACTGGCACACGTGGTAGTGACCGAGGGGCTGGGCGCGGAGGACTTCCTGCGCGAGCGCGTGGACGCGGTGGAGGACTTCGGTGCCTTCATCGCCGCCTGGACGCCCGAGCGGGCGGCGGCGCTCTGCGGCGTGGCCCCAGAGGCCATCCGCCAGGCGGCGCGCCTGTACGCCACGCAAGGGCCATCCATGTGTCTGCACGGACTGGGAATGACCGAGCACGTGCGAGGCACCGAGACGGTGATGGCGCTCGTGAACCTGGCGCTGCTGACGGGCAACCTCGGCGGGCCGGGCATGGGCATCAACCCCTTGCGAGGGCAGAACAACGTGCAGGGCTCGGCGCACATGGGTTGCGAGCCGCAGCACCTCACCGGCTACGCGCCGCTGGAGCTGAACCGAGCGCGCTTCGAGGCAACCTGGGGCGCGCGCCTGCCCACTACGACGGGGCTGGACCTGATGATGATGATGGAGGCCGCGCGCGAGGGGAAGCTGAAGGCGCTGTGGGCTTTCGGCTACGACGTGCTGCTCACCAACCCCTCGGCCCACTCCACCCGCGCGGCCCTGGAGCAACTGGAGTTGGTGGTGGTGCAGGACCTCTTCCTCAACGAGACGGCGCGTGCGGTCGGTCATGTCTTCCTGCCCGCCTGTACCTCCTTCGAGAAGGACGGCACCTTCATGAATGGCGAGCGGCGCGTGCAGCGGGTGCGCCGCGCGCTATCCCCAGCGGGTGAATCGTTGCCGGACTGGGAGATTCTCTGCCGCGCGGCCCGGGCCCTGGGGCATCCGGAAGGCTTCGACTTCACCTCTCCAGAGGACGTCTGGAATGAGGTGCGGAGCGTATGGCCCGCGGGGGCGGGCCTTTCCTATGCAAGGCTGGAAGCCGGTGGGTTGCAATGGCCTTGTCCCGATGAGGCCCATCCTGGCACCCGGCTACTGCACGCGCACGGATTCTCCCGAGGCCCCCGGGCGCCTCTGCGCCTCATCAACTACACGCCGTCTCCGGAGATGTGCTCGGAGGAATATCCCTTCGTCCTAATGACGGGCCGGCGCCTGTACCAGTTCAACGCCGGAACGATGACCTCGCGCACGCCCCACGCGGCGCTCCAGCCCGGAGACTGGTTGGACATGGCCAGGGAGGACGCGCGACGGCTGGGGCTGGAGAATGGAACGCGAGTGCGGGTTCGAAGCCGGCACGGCGAGGCCGTGCTGCCCATGCGAGCAACAGATGGACTCCGCCCCGGGGAGCTCTTCGCTACCTTCCACACCACCGACGTCTTCATCAACGAAGTCACGGGCCCACACCTGGATGCCGTCACTCACACGCCAGGCTACAAGCTCACTGCCGTGCGGATCGAACGCCCGGAGTGA